Genomic window (Candidatus Krumholzibacteriia bacterium):
GGCGGCGACCACGGCCCTCCGGACCGGGTCCTCGGGGTGAGCGACACCGTCTCGCGGATCGGCACGGGCTGCGGGTCCACCCGCTTCCGGACCTCGGGCTCCACCGCGCGCTGGGCCCGCAACCGCTCCTTCACGAGCAGCGTCGGCCGCAGGGGCTCACGCCGGCGTTCGTGGCGCACTTGACGGTAATCCCAGTCGCGCCGATAACAGTGGTCAGGCACGTCACGATAGTAGACGTCGTAGTCGTAGAACGTGATGCCCACCGACCAGCCGACGAAGCGCGGATAGTGGTAGTAGTAGAAATCCGCGCAATGGACCCGGTCCCAGAAGGGGGCCCAGTAGCAGTCGTCGAAGCCCCAACCAGAGACGTACAGGTTCTGGGCCCAGGCGTCGTAGTAGAAGGGGCTCCAGCCGACGATGACGCCACCGTCGTCCCGGAACATGGAGGACATGAGCGGGCGCCACTGGATCGGATACAGCGGCCGCCACACGTAGCCGTACACCCCGTTGTGCCGCCAGTAGCCGTAGTGCTCGGTGATGACCCCCCATGGGTCGTTGGAGACCCAGACGAGACCATCGACGGCATCCTCGTAAAGGTAGCCGTTGTTATAGGGCTCCCAATCGACGGCGACCAGATCCTGGAACGGTCTCCAGTACTGGACGCCGCCGATGAAGATGATGTCGCCCCACTCGGTGAGTTCCGGGAAGTCGACGAAGATCGGCGACGTGTGGTCGGCGTGACTCGGTCGAGGGGCCAGGGCCACAACGGTCGCGACGAGCCCCGCTAGAAGAATGGATCGCATTTCAACCCCTCCTGGTTCGCTGCCCCGCCGCCGGGTCGCTTCTCACTGCCGAGGACCCCGAGGGCTGGAGCGGAGCGCCGTACTGCGGTGAGGTGTTCACCACCTCGGCTCTCCAGCTCCTCGACTCGGACTGCACCATTCGTGCCGCGCTTCCACGAGATCACTTGGCGCGTCCGCTATCGTGGAGCTATTCTCAGCCTACGGCGCGTTTCGCCGCGCCCCCACGGGAAAAGCTTTCGGGACCCGAAAAAAAAGTGGCCTGCGGCCGAAAAAACGGACCGACCCATGGCAAGAAAGCCTGAACCCGGGGGCCGCGGCCCGGCCCCGAGCCAGGTCATCGATCTCCTCCTCCATGTCCTCGACACCCTCGGCATCGCCGGCGACCAGGAGATCGCCGATCTCGTCGGCGTCAGCCGGGAGCAGGTGAAGAACTGGAAGAAGGGGATGGGGGAGAATCTGAAGCTCGTGACCTTGGACGGGGTGAAGCGGGCGCTGGCGGCGCACCTGCGCTCCCTCATGGATCACACTTCGTTCGTCGATCCGAAC
Coding sequences:
- a CDS encoding DUF6600 domain-containing protein, with the translated sequence MRSILLAGLVATVVALAPRPSHADHTSPIFVDFPELTEWGDIIFIGGVQYWRPFQDLVAVDWEPYNNGYLYEDAVDGLVWVSNDPWGVITEHYGYWRHNGVYGYVWRPLYPIQWRPLMSSMFRDDGGVIVGWSPFYYDAWAQNLYVSGWGFDDCYWAPFWDRVHCADFYYYHYPRFVGWSVGITFYDYDVYYRDVPDHCYRRDWDYRQVRHERRREPLRPTLLVKERLRAQRAVEPEVRKRVDPQPVPIRETVSLTPRTRSGGPWSPPSGENRTEAKKREARTERLRTWFQPSRVGLDGQRPAPSRPATPVRQETRAAREDRGFMRPVRAEQAAERRESPPQREAERQESAPQREARSIDLPRGRFETIREQPAQGREAQPEAREARQPVREARPASEAPRIMEVRERKEANANPPPARSETKSSAPAERVRAHIGAKRGN